TGGCCGCGGCCACCAGCGCGCATCTGCTGGGTGCCGCCGTCGTGATTGTCGGGGACCTGAACGCCGACCGTCTGGCCAGGGCCCGCAGCTTCGGCTGCGAAACCGTTGACCTGACCGAAGGCGGGCCCGCGGAGCAGATCGAGCAGATCCTGGGCGTCCCTGAGGTCGACTGCGGCGTCGACGCCGTCGGCTTCGAGGCCAAGGGGCACGGCCATGACGCCAAGGAGGCTCCGGCGACGGTGCTGAATTCGCTGATGGAGCTCACGGCGGCGGGCGGGGCGCTCGGCATTCCCGGGCTCTACGTCACCGGTGATCCGGGCGGTATCGACGAGGCTGCCAAGAAGGGCGCTCTCTCGCTCAGCCTTGGCACGGGCTGGGCCAAGTCGCTGAGCTTCACCACGGGCCAGTGTCCGGTCATGAAGTACAACCGCCAGCTGATGATGGCGATCCTGCACGACAAGGTCCACATCGCCAAGAACGTCAACGCCAAGGCGATCTCCCTGGAGGACGCACCGAAGGGTTACGCCGAGTTCGACGCCGGTGCCGCCACGAAGTACGTCCTCAACCCCAACGGCTACTTGAGTTAGCTGCAAAGTACTTGAGTAGCCAGGTTCGGCGGTCACATCCCCAGTCGGGTATGTGGCCGCCGAATTACTTGTTCTTGCCGTTTTTCCAAACATGAATACTGGAGTTTGCACACTATTTGCCGAATGTCTGGTTGGATAGACATTACTGAGAGGGAAGTTGGGGGCTACAGTCTCCACCCAACCAGGAAGGCAGTAATGGAGCTCATCGAGGCCGAACATCCGCGGCCACGTCATTTTCTACTCCACCTGAGCGACCCCCACCTGTTGGGAGGTCCGGATCATCTCTATGGCGCGGTGGACAGCGAAGCCCGCCTGAAACAATTGTTTGAGGAAGTCAAGGCCTCAGGGGCCCGTCCGGAAGCCGTGATTTTCACCGGCGACCTGGCCGACCGCGGCGAAACGGAGGCCTACGCAAAGCTCCGGGCCATCGTCGAACCCGCCTGCAAATCGATGAACGCGCAGGTCATCTGGGCCATGGGAAACCATGACGACCGTCACAACTTCCGTTCCGGCCTGCTCGACCAGCCCGGAAACGACTCGCCGGTGGACCAAAGCTATTTCATCAACGGCCTAAGGGTGATCACCCTGGATACTTCGGTGCCGGGTTTCCATCATGGTGAACTGAGCGAGTCACAGCTTGAATGGCTCGCCGCCGAACTCGCCACACCTGCACCGGACGGCACCATCCTGGCGCTGCACCATCCGCCGGTACCTTCCATCCTGGACCTGGCGGTCCTCGTGGAGTTGCGCGGCCAGCCGGCGCTGGCTGCGGTGCTCCGTAACTCGGACGTCCGCACCATCCTTGCCGGGCACCTGCATTACTCCACCACCGCCAGCTTCGCCGGCATCCCGGTATCGGTGGCCTCCGCCACCTGTTACACCCAGGACCTGAACGTACCGGTCGGCGGTACCCGCCCCATCGACGGCGGCCAGGCATTCAACCTCGTGCACGTTTATGAACACACAATCGTGCATTCCGTGGTGCCTATCGGCAGCGCAGCCGCGGTGGGCGAGGTCGTGAGCGCGGCCGAAACACAGCGGCGATTGGCGGCCGCAGGCATCCGTATTCCGCGCCAGGCAAAGACGCAGGGACACCCGCCCACCCAGAGCATTCCGCTGATAAGCGCCTCCCGATGATCAGCCCGGGCTCCGGACGCTGACACCGCTGGCGGGGGAGCCCCGCCCTTGGCCGGGGAGCCCTACTTTTCCCAGGGTGCCTTGATCGGGTAGTACTTCTCCAGGAAGTCAGTGACCAGCTGGGCGCGTTCCTCGGCTTCCACTTCCGGGAAGCTGCCGTCATTCAGGCAGAAGAAGTCCATGTTGCGCTTGGACAGCAGCTTGGGCAGGTAATTGAGGCCGGACCGCATCGTGGTGTCGATGTACCTTACCTTTGCTGCCGTCTGGGTGACCGCGCGCCCGGTCAGCAGCGCGTAGTAGTGGTAAAAGGAATTTGTCACGGAGATGTTGTCCGCCGCCCGGAAACGGCTGGCCGCGGTCTTGGCAAACTCCTGCGGGAATTCCTGCTCCATGGTGGCTGCAACGCTCCGCCGCAACGGGGCGGCGGTGTGCTCCAGGTGGCGGGTGGTGATCCGGCCGAAACGGTCCCACAGGAGTTTCCGGTTCACCCTCGCAGCGTTCTCGAAACCGCTGCGTTCCGCGTCGTTGTCGCCCAGCCCGATGCGGGTTTCCGCCTCAATGAACTTGGTGACCCCGCCGGGTGTGAAAAACATGTCCGGTCCCACCGCACGGCCGAAGAACATGTCGTCGTTGGAATACAGGAAGTGCTCAGAGAGCCCTTCGATGTGGTGCAACTGGCACTCGACGGCCTGGGAGTTGTGCGTGGGCAGCACGGAGGGATCCGCGAAGAATTCCTCACTGCGCACGATGGTCACCGAGGGGTGATCGGCCAGCCAGGCGGGCGCCGGCGAGTCTGTGGCAATGAAGATCCGCCGCACCCAGGGAGCGAACATGTACACCGAGCGCAGGGCGTACTTCAGTTCGTCGATCTGGCGGTAGCGGGCCTCGTGGTCATCGCCTTCGCCTACGACGACGCCGGTCATCCGGGCACGCCGCGCGGCGATGTACTCCGGGGAACTGCCGTCCACCCAGGAAAACACCATGTCGATGTCAAAGCTGATGTCGCTGGCGTGGTCCGCGAACATGTTCTCGATGGTGGGCCAGGTGTGGCCGTAACGGTCCACGGTGCCGCGCACCGCGTCGGTGGTGAGCATGGTCCGACGGGTAAGGGAGTTCTCAATCGGCAGGATCAGCTGGTTGCCTTCGAAGCTCCACAGCTCGATCTGCACGCCGGCGGAGGAACCGAATTCGAAACCGCCGTTGGGCTCAACCCGCGGCCGGTAGAGCCGGAAGATCCGGGCCTGGCGGTTCGGCGAGAGTTCACCGTCGGCCACCAGGACAGAGGACTTCTTCTTGGCGTCCACGGTCATGGAATACACGGGCTCGTCACGGCATGCTTCCACCAGCGCGGCACGGAGCTTCTTCCGGTTCTCCCAGTCCAGGGCAATGACCGGCCGGTGGTTGTTGCCGCGCACCAGGAGGTAGTCCAGGCCCGCGTTGGCGAGGACGTTGCGGATGAACAGCAGGTCCTCCACCATGGCCTGGTAGGGCGTGCGGGTGTCATTGATCAGCGCATAGCGCCCTCGGTGGCGGACCACATCGGGGCGGTTTTTCAGCCGTGCGACAGCCGCCGGCGACGTTACTTCGGCGTGGCTCCTGCCGTCGTCGGAAGCCTGACCGCCGTAGTAGATCTCATCCTGAACGAGTGCGTCTGTAATGGTGTTTCTCCGAGCTGTTGTCTATAGAGGTCCTACCTGCATGATAACCCGCGCGAAAAAACTCGACTAATCCGGAGTTAGCCGGCCAGAGCCTCCCGCCAGCTGCGCAGGAACGCCCCGCCGGCGTCGTCGTGGATCACGTCTTCAGCGAGCCCCAGGTCCGCGGCCGTCAGGACCGCGTACGGCTTGGCGGGAACCCCGTCCGCGGGGCGGACATCCACGTGCTTCACCTCGTGGTCGTTGTGGTGCAGCCAGTCGGCCATGGCGTAGTCGGTGCGTGAATCACCCACCGTACGCCAGGCCAGGGGGCGGACACCCTGCGCAGCGAGCAGCTCCACGGCCCGGCTGGCACCCAGGTCCTTGCCGAGGCGCACTGACTCGATGTCCGTGGAAATGATGGTGGGATCCACCCGGTAGTCGATCTGGTCGTCCGAATCGGGAGCATGGTGGTCCAGCCGGACCACGCCCAGGCCGTGACGGGCCATGAGCACCATGGCGTCGGCGTCGAACAGTTTTTGTTCGTCGAGGTAGTCCTCGCTGGGCACGTCGATATGCTGCTCCACGGACACCATCGCACGCTTGGTTTCGTCGTAGAACATGTGTTTGGCGTAGTCCTCGGACACCAGCCGGCGGACGTCGTCGCCGTAGGCGCGGGGGACGGCGAGATCGTGGTCCACGTGCACCGGTCCGGGCCCGGCAGCCGTGTAGCTGAACCAGACGGCCCCCTTCTCGCAGATGGCGTGGATGATGGTCCCAGCGGGCATGCCGGCGGCGATCATGGGCTCCATCACCTGTTCCCGGATGAACGCGTCCGAGCGGCCCGTGTTGAAGATGACGGGAATCCCCGCGGTGGCGAGGGCCACCATGTCGGCGATGATCTCCGGCTTGACGTTCCGGCTGACGGGGCTCGCCACCGGGCCGTCAACGTCGAGCAGGAGGGCAAGGGGAGGAGCCGACGGCGACACGGCGGCCTGGTTCTCGGATGCAGTCATGGCTCCATTCTCTCAGTCCGGGCAGGCCCGGCGCAGAATGTTGCCTTGCGTCCTTCCGGCAGCCAATGGTCACTGTTTGGCCACAACCTTGGAACTGTGTGAGGTCATTCGTTCCCTTGGGCGGGCAACATCCATAGGCTTGCAGGGTGATATTCAAAGCTGTGGGCGAGGGACGCCCTTACCCCGACCATGGTTTCAACACCCCGAAGGAATGGGCTGCCCTTCCTCCGCGGCCGGTCCGGCTCGACGAGCTTGTGACCACCAAGCGCACCCTCGACCTCGAGGCCCTGCTGGCGGAGGACTCCACGTTCTTCGGCGACCTCTTTCCCCACGTGGTGCAGTACCGCGGAACCCTGTACCTCGAGGACGGGCTGCACCGCGCCGTCCGGACCGCACTGCACCAGCGCACCGCCATCCACGCCCGTGTGCTGGTGATAGATGGCTAGGAAACCCAAGGACATCACGGTCCTGCACGGGCACCGCGTCGTCTCGGGATCGGAGCTCAGGGCCACGTTCGTTGAGCCGGATGACACCGCCGAAGACCCCGTCCGGCTGCGCCGGCGAATCCTGCACGGCGTGGTGCTGGTTCTGCTGGTGGGGCTGATCATCTCCGCGATCATCGTTGCGTTGGCCATCATGAACGGACAGATTCAGATCCCGACGGCGGAGCGGAGCCGGTCTGCCGCTTCAGCGTGTCCCACAGCCACATTTGACTACACCCCGAACGAGAAGGTCAGCCTCAACGTCTACAACGCCACCAACCGGCCGGGCCTGGCGCGTTCCGTGGCCGACGAGTTCCTGGCCAGGAAATTCGCGGTGGCCGCAGTGGACAACACCCAGTCCGGTTACAGGGGTGTGGCCGCGGTGGTGTCCGGGGCTGCCGGCCAGTCGGCCGCTTTCAGTGTCCAGCGGAACCTTCCCAAGTCGGACTACTTCCAGGACGGCCGTTCCGACGGCAGCGTGGATGTCATCCTGACCAGTGAATTCAAGGAATTAGTCGCGCCGGGCCTCGTGGACCAGACACCGGGTCCGCTCAGCTGCCCTCGCGAGAGCCGCCGGATAGTGGACGGCGCCAAGTGGCCGGTGATCCCCAAAGCCGGCTGAGCCTGGCGGTTCCCGGCGGCCAGATGCGGCTGGGTCCGCCTACGGCTGGCTGAGCCTGACGGGTCGGCCGGCGTCGTCGAACCGGGCCCCCGCGCCGAGCTGGATGAACCGGACGGTGCGGAGTACCGCTTCGGGCGTGCCGTCGCCGCGGGCGGCACTGGAGGACAGTGTTCCGTGGATGAGCTGGGCCAATTGTGCGATGTCAGCCGGGGGAAGGTAGCCCTCTCCCATCGCATCGCGCAGGATGTCCTGCAGGAGGAGGCTCAGTTCGCCCACATGGTCTGCGAGCTTGGAAAAGGACGACGGCGAGAGGACTGCGGCCATGGCCGGGCCCGGCGGCAGGTGGCGGCGGCTGAGGTCCTCCACCTGCGCGCGGATGTAGAGCGCCAGGCGTTCCACCGGGTTCTCCAATGACTGGAGGGACTCCCGGAGGCCATCGAGGAAGCGCTCGGTTTCATCCAGTGCGTAGGCGATGAGCAGCTCCTCAATGTCCGCGTAGTAGTTGTACACGGCGGTGCGTCCGATGCCGGCATGACGGGCGACATCCGTCATGGTCAGCCCGGGCAGGCCGTGGGTGAAGAGGAGTTCGCCGAAGCCGGTCAGGATGCGGCGTTGGGTCTCGGCTCGTTGGGCAGCATTCGTGGCGGCCGAAATCCTAGGCATACAGACACTTTACAGTGATCTGTCAGCAAACCTATTGGCGACAGCGGCGCGTCAGACGGCGCAGCCGTCCGGGCCGCACACTTCGGCGCCGCCGTCGTTACGTTTGCTTCCTTCGCTGCCCGGGGCGCCGGTGCCGGCCATGACGAGGGGCTGTTTCTCCTGCCACGCCTGGTTGAGTGCCTGGCTGAACATCGCCGACGGCTGGGCGCCGGAGAGCCCGAACTTCCGGTCGATCACGAAGAACGGCACACCGCTGATGCCCAGGGCACGTCCCTCCTCGAAGTCGAACCGGACGTCCTCGGCGTACTTGTCCGTGGTGAACAGCTCATCCAGCTCCCCGGCGTCAATCCCCAGGTCCCGTCCCAGGGAGGTGAGGTACTCGCGGCTGCCGATGTCCTTCCCGTGTTCAAAGTGGTCGCTCAGCAGGCGCTCCTTGGCGGCGTCCTGCTTGCCATGCGCGGCGGCCAGGTGGATGAGCCGGTGTGCGGTGAAGCTGTTGGCGACCACCACGGTGTCAAACCGGTAATTGAGGCCCTCGCCCCTGGCCTGCTCCGCCACGTGTTGGAACATTTGTGAGACCTGCGCCGGGGCCATGCCCTTGCGGGTGCTCAGGTAGTCCAGTTCGGTGCCGTCATAGTGCTCGGGCAGGCCGGGATCGAGCTGGTAGCTGCGCCACTGCACCTCCACGGAATCGCGGTGCGGGAATTCGGCCAGGGCCGCTTCGAAACGGCGCTTGCCGATGTAGCACCAGGGGCAGGCGACGTCGGACCAGATCTCAATCTTCATGCTGGCAACAACCCCGCACCAGCGGCATCCATTCCCCGGCGGGCATGTAGCTTTGATCACTGGCGGGGGCGCGAACTGCCGGCTAATGACCTCAAAACGTGGATTTAAGGGGCTCAGCCGGGGCGGGGGACTGCCCGCTCCATGACGAAGTCGTGTTCCACCGTGGTTCCCAGGTTGAACGACTTGGTGCCGACTTTCCGGAACCCTGACTTCTCGTAGAAGCGGATGGCCTTGGCGTTCTGGCTGTTGACGCCCAGCCACATCCCGCGGGCACCGGAAGCTGCAGCCGCGTCCAGGCTGGCGTGCATCAGCTCGGCCGCGGCACCCAGCCCATGGTGGTCCGGGTGGACGTAGCATTTGCTGAGCTCGGCCGACGGCAGGATGGTCAGTGCGGCCGCAACGTCCCGGTCGCCGGCCGGACGGTCCACGAGCATGCTGTAGCCGCGGAGGTCGCCGTCGGAATCGATCACCAGGACCGTGATGTCCGGGTCCGCCAGGTAGCCGTGGAACTTTGTCACGCTCAGGGTGTTCGCCAAGTGCGCGGCGATATCGTCCGCGGAGGATTCCGGCGGGCAGGCCAGCGGGAAGGTGACGGCGGCGAGCTCTGCCAGCCGGCCGGCGTCGTCCGCTGTTGCTTGGCGGATGGTGTGCGTCATGCCCAAAATCCTATGCCGCTAATTCCTTGACATTCATCGCTGCGCGTCCGGTGTGGCGTCGGCCGCGTAGCTGAGTCCGATCTGGCGGCGTATCTCGTCCATCGCTGTCATGACGGCAACGGTTTCGCTTGGAGGGAGGATGGTGCCGGCGGTATCGCCCGCGCGGACGAGGCGTTCCAGTTCTGCAGCCTGGTACTGCATACCGCGGCTGCTGACGGGCTGCTCAAAGCGTTCAATGACGCTGCCATCCGCGGCATGCACGGTGAACGGCACGGGGTTGTACCAGGTCGATTCGACGTCGATCCACCCTTCGGTCCCGATGACCATGGCCCGGTTGGCGCTGGCGGCGTCCAGTTCGCAGTCCACAATGGCCTGCTGGCCGCCGGCATGGTCAAAGATGGCTGCCGTCTGCCGGTCCACCCCCGTCGCGGTCATGGAGGCACTGGCGCGAATAGTCTCTGGCGTGCCCAGGATGTCGAACGCAAAGGAGACCGGGTAGATGCCAAGGTCCAGCAGCGCTCCGCCGCCCAGTGCAGGATCGTTCAGCCGGTGGGCAGGGTCCTGGGGCAGGCTCTGGTTGTGGCTGGCGACCACTTTCCGGACCTCGCCGATGGTGCCTTCCTGGATGATGGCGCGGAGGCGGATCATGTGCGGCAGGAACCGCGTCCACATGGCTTCCAGCGCCACGAGCCCCTTGGATTCCGCGAGCTCAGCAATGTCCTGTGCTTCGCGGGCGTTCATGGTGAACGGCTTCTCCACCAGCACGTGCTTGCCGGCATTCAACGCGAGTAGTGCGTTCGCGTGGTGGAAAGGGTGCGGCGTGGCGATGTAGACCACGTCAACCAGCGGGTCTGCCACCAAGTCCTCATAGCTGCCGCGTGCGCCCGCCACGCCGTACTGCTCAGCAAACGCCCTGCTCGAATCCAGGGCCCGGGAGCCGACGGCCAGGACGGTGAAGCCGTTGTCCAGCAGGTCCTGAGTTTGCAGGCCAGCGATGAATCCGGTGCCGAGGATTCCCCAGCGGAGATGTCCGTCGGAAGTGCCGGCGGGTTGATTAGTCACGTACTTGGTCCTTTGGTGTGTCAGTGTTGCCGAGCGGATAGGCGACGTACGCGAAGCGTGCGGAATCGGGCGACCAGCTGTTGACGTTGAGGGTTCCCTGCCCGCCGAACAGCGGCCACGTGTGCAGCGGTGCGGTCCAGTCGCCGGTGGAGACAAGCACGACGTCGACCGGCAGATCCGCTGGGTGGCCCTCCGTGCCGGTGAGGAAGCGGATGTAACAGGCCAGCTCTCCGTCAGGGGAGAGATGGGGGAACCAGTCGACGGTGACGCTTTCAAGGAGGCGTTCGAAACCGCTGCCGTCAACCTGCACGCGGGCAAGCTGGGCATGGCCGGGGAGGGAGCTGAAGGACTCCGTGTTGAAGTAGAGCCACTGTCCGTCCGGCGAATATTCCGGCCCGTCGCAGTGGCCGGGGCCGACATCAACCGCGGCGGTTGTGCCGCCATCGGACGGTATTGTCATGAGCCTGCCGGGCCGGGTGAAGTCCCCGGCCTGGATCCCCACGTAGGCGAGCTCACCGCCGTCCGGACTCACGCCGTGCAGGAAGTGGAAGGAGCCGTCGTCGTCGGTGATACGCTGCCCCTCGCCGCCGTCAAGCGGGGCACGGTAGATGTGCCCGTCGTTGGCCGAGAGGAAGATGCCGGTGCCGCCGGGTGCCAGGACGTGGTCGTTGTTGAGGTCCGGGACGCCCGTCAGCGGGACTTCCGTGAGCCGTCCCCCGGAAACATCCAGCGTCCACAGTTTTCCGTCCCCGTTGAGGACCAGTGAACGGCCGTCGAGGGTCCAGTTGGGCGCTTCCAGGAGAACTTCGTCGGTGCTGAAAACCATTTCGGATTCGCCAGTGACGGACGCAATCCAGACCTCGCAGCGCTGACCGGGCTCAAGGGTTCGCAGCATGGCTAGAGCCTCGAGGGCGATGTGCCCGCGCACGCCGAGCACCAGTCGTTCCTACGCCACACCTTGAGGAAATCCCCGACGTCGCCCACCCGGGTTAGTCCTTGCTGCTGAAGGCGGCGTCGAAGGACGTCTGGGAGGCGGGGAAGTCGAATTTTTTGAGGGCGGCGAGGGCTTCGGGGGCGCCGTGGAGGCGGTCCATGCCGGCGTCTTCCCATTCGACGGAGATGGGACCGTCATAGCCGATCGCGGTGAGGGCGCGGAAGGATGATTCCCAGGGGACGTCTCCGCGGCCTGCGGAGACGAAGTCCCAGCCGCGGCGGGGGTCGCCCCAGGGCAGGTGGGAGCCGAGGACGGTGTTCCGGCCGGTGGGGCGGAGCTTGGTGTCCTTGCAGTCCACGTGGTAGATCCGGTCCTTGAAGTCCCAGATGAAGGAGACGGGGTCGATGCCCTGCCACATGAAGTGGGACGGGTCCCAGTTCAGGCCGAACGCTTCGCGGTGGCCGATCGCTTCGAGGGTGCGCACGGTGGTCCAGTAGTCGTAGGCGATTTCGGAGGGGTGGACTTCGTGGGCGAAGCGGACGCCGCATTCGTCGAAGACGTCCAGGATGGGGTTCCAGCGGTCCGCGAAGTCCTGGTACCCGGCCTCGATGACCTTTTCCGGGACGGGCGGGAACATGGCGACGTATTGCCAGATGGAGGAGCCGGTGAAGCCGACGACGGTGTCCACGCCGAGGGCTTTGGCGAGCCGGGCGGTGTGTTTCATTTCTTCGGCGGCGCGGGTGCGTACGCCTTCGGGGTCGCCGTCGCCCCAGACCTTGGATCCGACGATCGCTTCGTGGCGGAAGTCGATGGGGTCATCGCAGACGGCCTGGCCCTTGAGGTGGTTGGAGATGGCCCAGACCTTCAGGTTGTACTTTTCCAGGACGGCGAGCTTGGACTGGACGTAGCCGGGTTCGTCCCAGCGCCAGGCGTCCAGGTGGTCCCCGGACACGGCGATTTCGAGGCCGTCGTAGCCCCAGCCGGAGGCCAGGCGGGCGACTTCCTCGAAGGGGAGGTCGGCCCACTGGCCGGTGAACAGGGTGTACGGGCGGGGCATGTCAGGCTCCTTCGGTTACGGGGACAGGGGAAGCGGCGAGCTGGATGATGGAGGATTTGGCGTTGGCGGATTCTTCGATGGCGGCCAGCACCCGCTGCACGGCCAGTCCGTCCTCGAACGACGGCGAGGGCGGAGTGCCGCCGTCGATTGCGGCCAGGAAGTCCCGGATCTCGTGCGTGAAGGTGTGTTCCCAGCCGATCACGTGGCCCTGCGGCCACCAGGCAGCCATGTAGGGGTGTTCGGGTTCGTTGACCAGGATCCGGCGGAACCCCTGTTCGCGGGCCGGCAGGGTGGCGTCGAGGAAGCCGAGTTCGTTGATGGCTTCGAGGTCGAACAGCAGGGAGCCCTTGTCCCCGTAGATCTCCAGCTTCAGGGAGTTCTTCTGTCCCGTGGCCATGCGGGAGACTTCCACCGAGGCGATGGTCCCGGAGTCCAGGGTGAGCGTGGCCCAGGCGGCGTCGTCGACCGTTACCTCTTCGGGGCCGTCCGCCCCGGGGCGGCTGGACACGAAGGTGTGCAGCCGGCCGGAGACCTCGGTGACATGGCCGCCGAGCAGGAACATGACCTGGTCGATCGCGTGGGAGGCGATGTCGCCCAGCGCCCCGGACCCGGCGGTTTCCTTACGCAAACGCCAGGTCATCGGTGATTCGGCGTCCGTGAGCCAGTCCTGCAGGTAGGCGGCGCGGACGTGCCGGACCGTCCCGAGCCGGCCTTCGGAGATGAGTTCCTTCGCGAGGGCCAGTGCCGGGACACGGCGGTAGTTGAAACCGATCATGGACTGCACGCCGCGTTCCCGGGCGGACCGGGCAGCGTCCGCCATGGCTTCGGCCTCGGCCAGGGTGTTGGCCAGGGGCTTCTCGACCAGGACATGTTTGCCTGCCTCGAGCGCCGCGATGGCAATCTCGGCATGCATCCAGCCCGGCGCGCAGATATCCACGACGTGGATGTCGTCC
Above is a window of Arthrobacter sp. FB24 DNA encoding:
- a CDS encoding TolB family protein produces the protein MLRTLEPGQRCEVWIASVTGESEMVFSTDEVLLEAPNWTLDGRSLVLNGDGKLWTLDVSGGRLTEVPLTGVPDLNNDHVLAPGGTGIFLSANDGHIYRAPLDGGEGQRITDDDGSFHFLHGVSPDGGELAYVGIQAGDFTRPGRLMTIPSDGGTTAAVDVGPGHCDGPEYSPDGQWLYFNTESFSSLPGHAQLARVQVDGSGFERLLESVTVDWFPHLSPDGELACYIRFLTGTEGHPADLPVDVVLVSTGDWTAPLHTWPLFGGQGTLNVNSWSPDSARFAYVAYPLGNTDTPKDQVRD
- a CDS encoding Gfo/Idh/MocA family protein encodes the protein MNSPESTDGTNPDNPPLGVAMIGYAFMGKAHSNAWRNVASYFDVPAFEQKVLVGRDAGQVAAAAARYGWAESATDWRSVLDRDDIHVVDICAPGWMHAEIAIAALEAGKHVLVEKPLANTLAEAEAMADAARSARERGVQSMIGFNYRRVPALALAKELISEGRLGTVRHVRAAYLQDWLTDAESPMTWRLRKETAGSGALGDIASHAIDQVMFLLGGHVTEVSGRLHTFVSSRPGADGPEEVTVDDAAWATLTLDSGTIASVEVSRMATGQKNSLKLEIYGDKGSLLFDLEAINELGFLDATLPAREQGFRRILVNEPEHPYMAAWWPQGHVIGWEHTFTHEIRDFLAAIDGGTPPSPSFEDGLAVQRVLAAIEESANAKSSIIQLAASPVPVTEGA
- a CDS encoding type II toxin-antitoxin system VapB family antitoxin, which codes for MIFKAVGEGRPYPDHGFNTPKEWAALPPRPVRLDELVTTKRTLDLEALLAEDSTFFGDLFPHVVQYRGTLYLEDGLHRAVRTALHQRTAIHARVLVIDG
- a CDS encoding phosphodiesterase, producing the protein MELIEAEHPRPRHFLLHLSDPHLLGGPDHLYGAVDSEARLKQLFEEVKASGARPEAVIFTGDLADRGETEAYAKLRAIVEPACKSMNAQVIWAMGNHDDRHNFRSGLLDQPGNDSPVDQSYFINGLRVITLDTSVPGFHHGELSESQLEWLAAELATPAPDGTILALHHPPVPSILDLAVLVELRGQPALAAVLRNSDVRTILAGHLHYSTTASFAGIPVSVASATCYTQDLNVPVGGTRPIDGGQAFNLVHVYEHTIVHSVVPIGSAAAVGEVVSAAETQRRLAAAGIRIPRQAKTQGHPPTQSIPLISASR
- a CDS encoding Gfo/Idh/MocA family protein, with product MTNQPAGTSDGHLRWGILGTGFIAGLQTQDLLDNGFTVLAVGSRALDSSRAFAEQYGVAGARGSYEDLVADPLVDVVYIATPHPFHHANALLALNAGKHVLVEKPFTMNAREAQDIAELAESKGLVALEAMWTRFLPHMIRLRAIIQEGTIGEVRKVVASHNQSLPQDPAHRLNDPALGGGALLDLGIYPVSFAFDILGTPETIRASASMTATGVDRQTAAIFDHAGGQQAIVDCELDAASANRAMVIGTEGWIDVESTWYNPVPFTVHAADGSVIERFEQPVSSRGMQYQAAELERLVRAGDTAGTILPPSETVAVMTAMDEIRRQIGLSYAADATPDAQR
- a CDS encoding stealth family protein gives rise to the protein MVRHRGRYALINDTRTPYQAMVEDLLFIRNVLANAGLDYLLVRGNNHRPVIALDWENRKKLRAALVEACRDEPVYSMTVDAKKKSSVLVADGELSPNRQARIFRLYRPRVEPNGGFEFGSSAGVQIELWSFEGNQLILPIENSLTRRTMLTTDAVRGTVDRYGHTWPTIENMFADHASDISFDIDMVFSWVDGSSPEYIAARRARMTGVVVGEGDDHEARYRQIDELKYALRSVYMFAPWVRRIFIATDSPAPAWLADHPSVTIVRSEEFFADPSVLPTHNSQAVECQLHHIEGLSEHFLYSNDDMFFGRAVGPDMFFTPGGVTKFIEAETRIGLGDNDAERSGFENAARVNRKLLWDRFGRITTRHLEHTAAPLRRSVAATMEQEFPQEFAKTAASRFRAADNISVTNSFYHYYALLTGRAVTQTAAKVRYIDTTMRSGLNYLPKLLSKRNMDFFCLNDGSFPEVEAEERAQLVTDFLEKYYPIKAPWEK
- a CDS encoding DsbA family oxidoreductase, with the translated sequence MKIEIWSDVACPWCYIGKRRFEAALAEFPHRDSVEVQWRSYQLDPGLPEHYDGTELDYLSTRKGMAPAQVSQMFQHVAEQARGEGLNYRFDTVVVANSFTAHRLIHLAAAHGKQDAAKERLLSDHFEHGKDIGSREYLTSLGRDLGIDAGELDELFTTDKYAEDVRFDFEEGRALGISGVPFFVIDRKFGLSGAQPSAMFSQALNQAWQEKQPLVMAGTGAPGSEGSKRNDGGAEVCGPDGCAV
- a CDS encoding TetR/AcrR family transcriptional regulator, whose translation is MPRISAATNAAQRAETQRRILTGFGELLFTHGLPGLTMTDVARHAGIGRTAVYNYYADIEELLIAYALDETERFLDGLRESLQSLENPVERLALYIRAQVEDLSRRHLPPGPAMAAVLSPSSFSKLADHVGELSLLLQDILRDAMGEGYLPPADIAQLAQLIHGTLSSSAARGDGTPEAVLRTVRFIQLGAGARFDDAGRPVRLSQP
- a CDS encoding GNAT family N-acetyltransferase produces the protein MTHTIRQATADDAGRLAELAAVTFPLACPPESSADDIAAHLANTLSVTKFHGYLADPDITVLVIDSDGDLRGYSMLVDRPAGDRDVAAALTILPSAELSKCYVHPDHHGLGAAAELMHASLDAAAASGARGMWLGVNSQNAKAIRFYEKSGFRKVGTKSFNLGTTVEHDFVMERAVPRPG
- a CDS encoding sugar phosphate isomerase/epimerase family protein, with product MPRPYTLFTGQWADLPFEEVARLASGWGYDGLEIAVSGDHLDAWRWDEPGYVQSKLAVLEKYNLKVWAISNHLKGQAVCDDPIDFRHEAIVGSKVWGDGDPEGVRTRAAEEMKHTARLAKALGVDTVVGFTGSSIWQYVAMFPPVPEKVIEAGYQDFADRWNPILDVFDECGVRFAHEVHPSEIAYDYWTTVRTLEAIGHREAFGLNWDPSHFMWQGIDPVSFIWDFKDRIYHVDCKDTKLRPTGRNTVLGSHLPWGDPRRGWDFVSAGRGDVPWESSFRALTAIGYDGPISVEWEDAGMDRLHGAPEALAALKKFDFPASQTSFDAAFSSKD
- a CDS encoding LytR C-terminal domain-containing protein — encoded protein: MARKPKDITVLHGHRVVSGSELRATFVEPDDTAEDPVRLRRRILHGVVLVLLVGLIISAIIVALAIMNGQIQIPTAERSRSAASACPTATFDYTPNEKVSLNVYNATNRPGLARSVADEFLARKFAVAAVDNTQSGYRGVAAVVSGAAGQSAAFSVQRNLPKSDYFQDGRSDGSVDVILTSEFKELVAPGLVDQTPGPLSCPRESRRIVDGAKWPVIPKAG